In Gammaproteobacteria bacterium, the following proteins share a genomic window:
- a CDS encoding S24/S26 family peptidase yields MKNKRKPAPARLDPVRRRLLQLLTTKGSTLQAASIAMGRNEAYLQQFVHRGTPKILAEDDREILAEHLGCRPELLKHGRSYRLSTHAKRPPPPSDAYSAPVGYSVVPEADVRLDPGTEAWNGALRETGEAWLFADSFIRHRLRADPGDLWMIEVDGDSMEPLLSSGDHILIDASRTVPAPPGIFVIWDGIALVAKRIEHVPHSDPPRVVLKPVNPEYDSHEQLAGEIQVVGRAVWISKRL; encoded by the coding sequence ATGAAAAACAAAAGGAAACCGGCCCCGGCGCGGCTCGATCCGGTGCGTCGGCGGCTACTCCAGCTCCTGACCACGAAGGGCTCGACCTTGCAGGCCGCGTCGATTGCCATGGGCCGCAACGAGGCCTACCTGCAACAGTTCGTTCACAGGGGCACGCCGAAGATCCTCGCCGAGGACGACCGCGAGATCCTGGCGGAGCATCTGGGTTGCCGGCCCGAGCTCCTCAAGCACGGCAGAAGCTACCGGCTCTCGACGCACGCCAAGCGGCCGCCACCGCCTTCCGACGCCTACTCCGCGCCGGTCGGCTACAGCGTCGTGCCGGAGGCCGATGTCAGATTGGATCCGGGCACGGAGGCTTGGAACGGTGCGTTGCGGGAAACCGGAGAGGCGTGGCTGTTCGCCGATTCGTTCATCCGCCACCGGCTCCGGGCCGATCCCGGCGACCTCTGGATGATCGAGGTGGACGGCGACTCGATGGAGCCGCTGCTCTCAAGCGGCGACCACATCCTGATCGACGCGAGCCGGACGGTGCCCGCGCCGCCGGGGATCTTCGTGATCTGGGACGGCATCGCGCTCGTCGCGAAGCGGATCGAGCATGTGCCGCACTCCGACCCGCCCCGCGTGGTCCTCAAGCCTGTCAACCCCGAATACGACAGCCACGAGCAGCTCGCCGGGGAGATCCAAGTCGTCGGCAGGGCGGTCTGGATCTCGAAACGGCTATGA
- a CDS encoding restriction endonuclease: MPRSDLPFGSEFSPDRIDLPVLLELAQEHGADWNTFEEAVRDRYFAEHKTSDYNKRKLANNTKLSLRAYGLIGESDATLTEMGEALYASRHDQVALFEAFARHILKNCRGMSFVQCLLDMHVAGERINLIKLRQWLQERGIAVPRGGKHMSTMRLWLEKGGVLVSGYRVDQARLNEILGIAVEEFEALAIFSPQQRAYLKALANIDGGGPHPSNDIERLAAATYGVTFNEKNLPKQVLYPLEKAGYIELERGTKKAGRGAKPFMVTATDKLEVDVIAPLIEQIEHLTHADLRPLLRKSLRDVRADLRAEDRHIRGLALEALAFKLMRLIDLTYVATRLRGAATGGAEVDLVFQSTRLVFSRWQVQCKNAGRVSLDDVAKEVGLTHFLKSNAIVMVSTGKISEDARRYANKIMTDSNLCVVMLDGDDLALIEARPAAIVDVFNREAGHAMELKKLEL, encoded by the coding sequence ATGCCACGAAGCGATCTTCCGTTCGGCAGCGAGTTCTCGCCAGACCGGATCGATCTCCCGGTCCTACTGGAGTTGGCGCAGGAGCACGGTGCGGATTGGAATACCTTCGAAGAGGCCGTGAGAGATCGCTATTTCGCTGAACACAAGACCAGCGATTACAACAAGCGCAAACTCGCCAACAATACGAAGCTGTCCCTCCGGGCCTACGGGCTCATCGGCGAGTCCGATGCCACTCTCACCGAGATGGGCGAGGCACTCTATGCGAGCCGCCACGACCAAGTAGCGCTCTTCGAGGCATTCGCCCGCCACATTCTCAAGAACTGTCGCGGAATGAGCTTCGTGCAGTGTCTGCTGGACATGCATGTCGCGGGTGAGCGAATCAATCTCATCAAGCTCCGCCAGTGGCTTCAGGAGCGAGGCATCGCTGTGCCGCGCGGCGGTAAGCACATGAGCACGATGCGCCTCTGGCTTGAAAAAGGCGGAGTGCTCGTCTCGGGTTACCGAGTTGATCAGGCGCGCCTCAACGAGATTCTCGGCATCGCCGTGGAGGAGTTCGAAGCTCTGGCCATCTTCTCACCGCAACAGCGCGCCTATCTCAAGGCTCTCGCCAACATCGACGGGGGTGGCCCGCACCCATCCAACGACATCGAACGACTCGCGGCCGCCACCTACGGCGTGACGTTCAACGAAAAGAACCTTCCCAAACAGGTTCTCTACCCGCTGGAGAAAGCGGGGTACATTGAGCTGGAGCGCGGTACGAAGAAGGCGGGTCGGGGTGCCAAGCCGTTCATGGTCACGGCCACGGACAAGCTGGAGGTCGATGTCATCGCACCGTTGATCGAGCAGATCGAGCACCTGACCCATGCCGATCTGCGGCCCCTCTTGCGCAAGTCGCTCCGGGACGTGCGCGCGGATCTGAGAGCGGAAGATCGACACATTCGCGGCCTCGCACTCGAAGCGCTTGCCTTCAAGCTCATGCGCCTCATTGACCTGACCTACGTGGCGACTCGCCTCCGCGGCGCAGCCACCGGTGGAGCCGAGGTGGATCTCGTATTCCAGAGCACCAGGCTCGTCTTCTCCCGGTGGCAGGTCCAGTGCAAGAACGCCGGTCGTGTATCGCTGGACGACGTAGCCAAGGAAGTGGGGCTCACACATTTCCTCAAAAGCAACGCGATCGTCATGGTGTCGACCGGCAAGATCAGCGAAGACGCCCGGCGGTACGCCAACAAGATCATGACCGACTCCAATCTCTGCGTCGTCATGCTGGATGGCGACGATCTTGCCCTGATCGAGGCCCGTCCCGCTGCTATCGTCGATGTGTTCAATCGCGAGGCCGGCCACGCGATGGAACTCAAGAAACTAGAACTGTAG
- a CDS encoding site-specific DNA-methyltransferase, with protein MSQAQPAFTTFRETPLGKIIQGDSRDVLASYTGESVDLIMTSPPFGLVRKKDYGNVEADEYVDWFKSFAAEFHRVLKDNGSLVIDIGGAWNKGYPTRNLYHFKLLIMLCEEFDFRLAQEFYWWNPSKLPTPAEWVTVRRIRVKDAVNTVWWLSKTPWPKASNRRVLQPYSPSMRDLLTKGYRAKKRPSGHDISSKFSIDNGAAIPPNLIAIPNTESNSFYLRYCEEKGHKPHPARYPAALPEYFIRMLTEPGDLVVDPFAGSCVTGEVCERTGRRWACIELLDEYCQAALGRFVRDPRETAKVATKPGDPSNYYRVPRPDILWENGADPPLAEDGGRKRPVKPKDLPAKVPDDMLESAREQYEFVMRRAFSDRSARSEVK; from the coding sequence ATGTCGCAAGCACAGCCCGCCTTCACTACGTTTCGCGAAACCCCCTTGGGGAAGATCATTCAGGGGGACAGTCGCGACGTGCTGGCGAGCTACACCGGCGAGTCCGTGGACCTCATAATGACCAGCCCACCATTCGGCTTGGTTCGCAAGAAAGACTACGGCAACGTCGAGGCCGACGAGTACGTTGATTGGTTCAAGTCATTCGCCGCCGAGTTTCACCGCGTCCTCAAGGACAACGGCAGCTTGGTCATCGACATCGGCGGAGCTTGGAACAAGGGCTACCCCACCCGGAACCTCTACCACTTCAAGCTGCTCATCATGCTTTGCGAGGAGTTCGACTTCCGCCTCGCACAGGAGTTCTATTGGTGGAATCCCTCGAAACTCCCAACGCCCGCCGAGTGGGTGACAGTACGCCGGATCAGAGTGAAGGACGCCGTCAACACGGTCTGGTGGCTCTCCAAGACTCCTTGGCCCAAAGCCAGCAACCGCCGCGTTCTCCAGCCCTACAGTCCGAGCATGCGGGATTTGCTGACGAAAGGTTACCGTGCGAAGAAGCGCCCGTCCGGCCATGACATCAGCAGCAAGTTCAGCATTGACAACGGTGCGGCCATCCCGCCCAACCTCATTGCGATTCCGAACACGGAGAGCAACAGCTTCTACCTGCGCTATTGCGAGGAAAAGGGCCACAAGCCGCACCCGGCGCGTTACCCGGCGGCGCTCCCTGAGTACTTCATCCGGATGCTGACCGAACCCGGCGATTTGGTGGTTGACCCGTTTGCCGGAAGCTGCGTCACCGGCGAAGTGTGTGAACGAACCGGGCGTAGGTGGGCGTGTATCGAGCTGTTGGACGAGTACTGTCAAGCTGCCTTGGGTCGCTTCGTCCGGGATCCCCGCGAGACTGCGAAAGTAGCCACAAAGCCCGGTGACCCGTCAAACTACTACCGGGTCCCTCGACCGGACATCTTGTGGGAAAATGGTGCGGATCCGCCACTCGCCGAAGATGGGGGCAGGAAGCGTCCCGTCAAGCCGAAAGATCTCCCGGCGAAGGTGCCCGACGATATGCTAGAAAGTGCTCGCGAACAGTACGAATTCGTCATGCGCCGCGCCTTTTCAGATCGCTCCGCGAGGTCTGAGGTCAAATAG
- a CDS encoding type I-C CRISPR-associated protein Cas8c/Csd1, which produces MLFRRLMEYGKGLEDGYAYYQRDESTLVVDIDSTSGKVQPIHMGTEGQPLAVPKVNRTSGNEPFLLVEGPEYVFGMPVGKGERRARRAEKRHAAYRELLNRCADETGSSAVGAVADLVSDADALSLLEARLLPGKEPRVLTEKEAKQWIAFRADGSYVHDQPDVAAFWAREVERSSATGEGRCSVCARRGPLAKKNPVKAKGVGAAAVTSANEPAFVSFGLEKHGPKTERYRTTSVCLSCAYRVTVAFNDLMDWKAGGGRSLAATHNRGGSHRIGDAKLAYWSTGDPGFAVDIMRCLENPSSADVAELFRSPRTGRTALLPADAGFHSFTASGYKSRVVFRDWIDVPLREVQANVHGWVERVNIVGQNGEPAAVGIGQLLASTVHPRKDIRAADGLALWRTALLGAPFPQRLQAAAVRRASVERRMTTSRAAILKAAVLDRTGLALRNNDHELENDRMNDASTGNLTRLNPDHPSPAYHLGRLLAVLDDIQYQAQKIRTVVDRNVGGATSSPMAVFPRLLEMARKAHLPKIERAEETGRRHILQRRLEGLIPEKFPRRLGLEDKSLFMVGLYHEEADRRARIAAAIAQKERGGG; this is translated from the coding sequence ATGCTGTTCCGGCGACTCATGGAGTATGGCAAGGGACTGGAGGACGGGTACGCGTATTACCAGAGGGACGAGAGCACTCTCGTTGTAGACATCGACTCGACCTCTGGGAAGGTGCAGCCCATTCACATGGGCACTGAAGGGCAGCCACTCGCCGTCCCCAAGGTCAACAGAACGTCTGGGAACGAACCGTTCCTTCTGGTCGAGGGACCCGAGTACGTTTTCGGAATGCCTGTGGGCAAAGGAGAGAGGCGGGCGAGGCGGGCAGAAAAGAGACATGCTGCGTACCGGGAATTGCTGAACCGTTGCGCAGATGAGACCGGGAGTTCGGCAGTTGGAGCGGTGGCGGATCTGGTGTCGGACGCTGACGCGTTGTCCTTGTTGGAGGCACGCCTGTTGCCCGGCAAGGAGCCGAGAGTCCTGACCGAGAAGGAGGCCAAGCAGTGGATCGCCTTCCGCGCTGACGGGAGCTACGTGCATGACCAGCCGGATGTTGCAGCGTTCTGGGCACGGGAGGTCGAACGTTCATCGGCCACCGGAGAGGGCCGCTGCTCCGTCTGTGCCCGCAGAGGCCCGCTCGCGAAGAAGAACCCCGTGAAGGCCAAGGGTGTGGGCGCGGCTGCTGTCACCAGTGCCAACGAACCGGCGTTCGTGTCGTTCGGACTGGAGAAGCATGGTCCGAAGACCGAGAGGTATCGTACAACGTCGGTCTGCCTTTCCTGCGCCTACCGCGTCACCGTTGCGTTCAATGACCTCATGGATTGGAAGGCGGGCGGCGGTCGAAGCCTCGCCGCGACACACAACCGCGGCGGTAGCCACCGGATCGGGGATGCGAAGCTCGCCTACTGGTCAACCGGTGACCCGGGGTTCGCAGTGGACATCATGCGATGCCTAGAGAACCCGTCATCGGCTGATGTCGCTGAGCTGTTCCGGTCTCCTCGCACCGGCAGGACGGCGCTTCTCCCCGCAGACGCTGGCTTTCACTCATTCACTGCGTCGGGATACAAGTCACGGGTGGTGTTCAGGGACTGGATCGACGTGCCGCTCCGTGAGGTGCAGGCCAACGTTCATGGATGGGTCGAACGCGTGAACATCGTGGGGCAGAACGGGGAACCGGCTGCTGTCGGTATCGGCCAGCTGCTGGCTTCCACCGTGCACCCGCGCAAGGACATCAGGGCCGCCGATGGGCTTGCCCTCTGGCGCACAGCGCTGCTCGGCGCGCCCTTCCCGCAACGTTTGCAAGCAGCCGCGGTACGACGAGCCTCGGTCGAGCGGAGGATGACGACCTCCCGCGCCGCCATTCTCAAGGCCGCTGTGCTCGACCGCACCGGTCTTGCACTCCGAAACAACGACCATGAACTGGAGAACGACCGCATGAACGACGCATCGACCGGCAATCTGACGCGACTGAACCCGGACCATCCCAGCCCGGCCTACCACTTGGGCCGCCTGTTGGCGGTGCTCGACGACATCCAGTACCAAGCCCAGAAGATCAGGACCGTGGTCGACCGCAACGTCGGAGGCGCGACGAGTAGCCCGATGGCCGTGTTCCCGCGATTGCTGGAGATGGCGCGGAAGGCTCATCTGCCGAAGATCGAGAGGGCCGAGGAGACAGGGCGCCGACACATCCTGCAAAGACGACTGGAGGGGTTGATCCCTGAGAAGTTCCCCCGAAGGCTGGGATTGGAGGACAAATCGCTTTTCATGGTGGGCTTGTACCACGAGGAAGCCGACCGCCGGGCAAGGATAGCCGCCGCAATAGCCCAGAAGGAACGGGGCGGTGGGTAG
- the cas5c gene encoding type I-C CRISPR-associated protein Cas5c codes for MRPLSVQVWGETACFTRPEHKVERVSYPVMTPSAARGVLEAIYWKPEFEWVVTGIDVLRPIRWHSFTRNEVNRRATGSVGFVASAARTQRHTVALRDVAYVIRAWQEPRPHEKEGVVRHRDVFRRRVERGRCFHRPYLGCREFAAHFGPAVTGNAHPIDETVDLGPMLLDLNYDPDGSGRGTPVFFDAMLQEGTLVEARSSRLPRRPLSRKV; via the coding sequence ATGAGACCCCTATCGGTGCAGGTTTGGGGAGAGACGGCCTGCTTCACGCGGCCGGAGCACAAAGTCGAGCGGGTGAGCTATCCGGTGATGACTCCGTCGGCCGCCCGCGGCGTCCTAGAGGCCATCTACTGGAAGCCAGAGTTCGAGTGGGTGGTCACGGGGATCGACGTGCTCAGGCCGATACGATGGCATTCGTTTACCCGCAACGAAGTCAACCGCCGAGCCACCGGTTCCGTTGGGTTCGTCGCGAGCGCGGCCCGCACCCAGCGGCACACCGTCGCCCTGCGCGACGTGGCCTACGTGATCCGTGCCTGGCAGGAACCGCGCCCGCACGAAAAGGAAGGTGTCGTCCGGCATCGGGACGTGTTTCGGCGGCGGGTCGAGCGCGGCCGGTGCTTTCACCGGCCCTACCTGGGTTGCCGGGAGTTCGCGGCGCACTTCGGCCCGGCAGTGACGGGCAACGCGCATCCCATCGACGAAACGGTTGACTTGGGACCGATGCTCCTGGACTTGAACTACGATCCCGATGGCTCGGGTCGCGGAACACCCGTTTTCTTCGACGCCATGCTGCAAGAGGGGACGCTGGTCGAAGCGCGGAGCTCCCGCCTCCCCCGCCGTCCGTTGTCGCGAAAGGTCTGA
- the cas7c gene encoding type I-C CRISPR-associated protein Cas7/Csd2 → MTTSQNRITDTRRRHDFVLLFDITDGNISGDPDAGNLPRQDPETGAGLITDVAIKRRVRDYAAAEGHAIFVQGDTYLNAHLERAYKDEGLEARSTSRKDREAGGNRLCATFWDVRTFGAVASTGDYNCGQIRGPVQFTFARSVDPINPMVHTLTRKAFTTREKFESTSSETEMGSKATIPYGLYRAHGFVSPPFAGRTKFNASDLELLWRALRMMWDLDRSAARGLIATRGLHIFSHESELGNTPAHELFDRVRARLKDGVETPRSFRDYKIKVDGTGLPTGVSLTSLVG, encoded by the coding sequence ATGACGACATCGCAGAACCGCATCACAGACACCCGCCGCAGACACGATTTCGTGCTCCTCTTCGACATAACGGACGGCAACATCTCCGGCGATCCGGACGCTGGGAACCTCCCGCGCCAAGACCCTGAAACCGGTGCCGGCCTGATCACCGACGTGGCCATCAAGCGGCGGGTCCGGGACTATGCCGCCGCCGAAGGCCACGCCATCTTCGTCCAAGGCGACACTTACCTGAACGCCCACTTGGAGAGAGCATACAAGGATGAGGGACTGGAGGCACGCTCCACCTCCCGGAAGGACCGGGAAGCCGGCGGGAACCGGCTGTGCGCCACGTTCTGGGACGTGAGAACGTTCGGGGCGGTGGCGAGCACGGGCGACTACAACTGTGGGCAGATCCGCGGCCCCGTGCAGTTCACGTTTGCGCGCTCGGTCGACCCGATCAATCCGATGGTCCACACACTCACCCGCAAGGCGTTCACGACGCGGGAGAAGTTCGAGAGCACGAGCAGCGAGACCGAAATGGGCAGCAAGGCGACCATTCCCTATGGCCTCTATCGCGCCCACGGCTTCGTATCGCCCCCGTTCGCCGGGAGGACGAAGTTCAATGCCTCGGATCTGGAGCTCCTTTGGAGGGCGCTGAGAATGATGTGGGACCTCGACCGTTCGGCCGCCCGTGGCCTGATCGCGACCCGGGGACTGCACATCTTCTCCCACGAGTCCGAACTCGGCAACACGCCCGCCCACGAACTCTTCGACCGCGTTCGGGCGCGGCTGAAGGACGGCGTGGAGACTCCGCGATCATTCCGGGACTACAAGATCAAGGTCGATGGCACAGGACTCCCCACGGGCGTCTCGCTCACCAGCTTGGTGGGATAG
- the cas3 gene encoding CRISPR-associated helicase Cas3', with the protein MKPPGDRPRSSEQPAGGSAGDIGEKGHSATEDGEWDRLNGPTSLGPIAHSENETGRTHDLVAHLRSVSELACEFAREFGGHHLAKYLGMWHDLGKFHPDWQAYVHASRGAGAPDHKWAGTRMAAHWAGSAALVVHGHHGGLKSLARVRSFLSDEALQERGCEALALAPRFIPDLEPSEDLGLVPHYATRSHIHLEFFLRMVFSCLVDADYLDTENHFRPRGWQPGEARGEITALRDVLDSHCRVRFSGASGTVNECRRAIREDCLRAATGAPGRYSLTAPTGSGKTLSVMGFALEHAALRGMDRVIYAAPFISVTSQTAEEFRSALEGGAEAVYPTERTAETLRDALGEGVVLEHHSNAPWRSEEAAGTPWARWSELSSENWDAPVVVTTTVQLLESLFSNRPGRCRKNHRMANAVIVLDEAQSIPRHVTVPSIDALRSLTDDYGSTVVLATATQPAFESIPGIERFDPTEIVDRVEEHFDTLRRVSYRWNHREERSWSEIAFEMMAAPRGTALGIVNTRGHARLLLEALRAAQAPDPMLLSTRLCSRHRRRVEEMVRQRLKRGEPCLLVSTQIVEAGVDLDFPAVWREFAPLPSVVQAAGRCNREGNMEDLGTVTVFRTPDTWAAADAVYGPAIGQTEKIVSSHDFACDRPETAMAGYFRELYGLLAPGNGLDRCSIQDRRSNGNFPYDEIAKDFRLIEDDQFPVVITNFERGDEVRGWLQYLDNMAEGPATPDPTKARRLRRRLQPYLVDLGHRDFERARADGMTGERGSASGFPEWTGPYDATAGLVLDEPNARRRL; encoded by the coding sequence ATGAAGCCCCCAGGCGACAGGCCACGATCGTCTGAGCAACCCGCTGGCGGATCCGCTGGAGACATCGGAGAGAAGGGACACTCCGCCACCGAGGACGGAGAGTGGGATCGGCTGAACGGGCCGACAAGCCTTGGACCAATCGCGCATTCGGAGAACGAGACCGGACGGACCCACGATCTGGTCGCCCACCTTCGTAGCGTTTCCGAACTGGCGTGCGAGTTCGCGCGCGAGTTCGGCGGCCACCATCTGGCCAAGTATCTGGGGATGTGGCACGACCTCGGCAAGTTCCACCCGGACTGGCAGGCGTATGTCCATGCGAGTCGGGGAGCAGGAGCACCCGACCACAAGTGGGCGGGGACCCGGATGGCCGCTCACTGGGCGGGCAGCGCGGCGCTGGTGGTGCATGGTCACCACGGCGGACTGAAATCGCTGGCCCGCGTTAGGAGCTTCCTTAGCGACGAGGCGTTGCAAGAGCGCGGGTGCGAGGCGCTGGCTCTAGCACCAAGATTCATCCCCGATCTGGAGCCGTCCGAAGATCTTGGCTTGGTGCCGCATTATGCCACCAGAAGCCACATCCATCTGGAGTTCTTCCTGCGGATGGTCTTCTCGTGCCTGGTTGATGCAGACTACCTCGACACCGAAAACCACTTCAGGCCCCGGGGCTGGCAGCCGGGGGAAGCCCGTGGCGAGATCACGGCCCTGAGAGATGTTCTCGACAGCCACTGTCGGGTACGCTTCTCGGGCGCTTCAGGCACGGTCAACGAATGTCGGCGGGCGATACGCGAAGATTGCTTGAGAGCCGCAACCGGAGCTCCGGGGCGGTACAGTCTGACCGCCCCGACAGGTTCCGGGAAGACTCTCTCGGTGATGGGGTTCGCCCTTGAGCACGCCGCGCTCCGGGGCATGGACAGGGTGATCTATGCCGCTCCGTTCATCAGCGTGACCTCCCAGACGGCGGAGGAATTCCGCAGTGCTCTCGAAGGGGGTGCCGAGGCGGTTTACCCGACGGAGCGCACGGCGGAGACGCTACGTGACGCGCTAGGTGAAGGCGTGGTCTTGGAGCACCACAGCAACGCCCCTTGGCGAAGCGAGGAGGCGGCTGGGACTCCGTGGGCGCGGTGGTCGGAACTGTCGTCGGAGAACTGGGATGCCCCAGTGGTCGTGACGACGACCGTTCAGCTGCTGGAGAGCTTGTTTTCGAACAGGCCGGGTAGGTGCCGCAAGAATCATCGCATGGCTAACGCGGTGATCGTGCTCGATGAGGCCCAGTCGATTCCTCGCCATGTCACGGTCCCCTCAATCGACGCGCTGCGTTCTTTGACCGACGACTACGGATCAACGGTTGTGTTGGCCACCGCGACCCAGCCCGCGTTCGAGTCGATTCCCGGGATCGAGCGATTCGACCCAACCGAGATCGTCGACCGCGTAGAAGAGCACTTCGATACCCTGAGGAGGGTCTCCTATCGTTGGAATCACCGAGAGGAGCGGTCTTGGTCGGAAATCGCTTTCGAAATGATGGCCGCGCCGCGTGGTACGGCGCTCGGTATCGTCAACACCCGTGGCCACGCTCGCCTCCTGCTGGAAGCTCTCCGCGCCGCCCAAGCCCCCGACCCGATGCTTCTGTCCACCAGACTCTGCTCCCGGCACCGCCGCCGCGTCGAGGAAATGGTCAGACAACGCCTGAAGCGCGGGGAACCATGTCTGTTGGTGTCCACGCAGATCGTCGAAGCGGGCGTGGACTTGGATTTCCCGGCGGTGTGGCGCGAGTTCGCCCCCCTGCCCTCGGTCGTGCAGGCAGCGGGCCGGTGCAACCGCGAGGGAAACATGGAGGATCTCGGGACGGTCACGGTCTTCAGGACGCCCGATACATGGGCAGCTGCCGATGCAGTGTACGGCCCCGCCATCGGCCAGACGGAAAAGATCGTTTCCTCCCACGACTTCGCGTGCGACCGACCGGAGACAGCGATGGCTGGGTATTTCAGAGAACTCTATGGCCTGTTGGCACCGGGGAACGGACTCGACAGGTGTTCGATCCAAGATCGGCGATCAAACGGGAACTTCCCTTATGACGAAATAGCAAAGGACTTCCGCCTGATCGAGGACGATCAATTCCCCGTCGTGATCACCAACTTTGAGCGCGGAGACGAGGTGCGCGGCTGGCTACAGTATCTCGATAATATGGCGGAGGGTCCCGCCACGCCGGACCCGACCAAGGCGCGGAGGCTTCGCCGACGTCTGCAGCCCTATCTGGTCGACCTCGGGCACCGGGATTTCGAGCGTGCCCGCGCCGATGGCATGACGGGGGAACGGGGATCGGCATCGGGGTTTCCCGAGTGGACGGGGCCGTATGATGCCACGGCGGGTCTGGTCTTGGATGAGCCCAACGCCCGGAGGAGGTTGTGA